In a genomic window of Rhododendron vialii isolate Sample 1 chromosome 12a, ASM3025357v1:
- the LOC131311023 gene encoding coilin-like isoform X2, which produces MGTVRIRVVFEDDGRILTESQVSQGLNQSWILLKPQHQSISDLSSYLAHFFDLHRSCPNGIFLSMDDFVLPPFESTCVLKDKDVIRVQRKGRRLRDVVKVDNGLNLSEDKGIVEKQPVITCAPLSVNVEFGKETGGYQIEPEEEEDTLLINNPSGGNAISKKRKASKKLQSPEKKKKRTMAPRDLENDFQMEHNESFNDDGLPCGKSVDKKQKVSDVRSEPQRASTSTNGDRNNDNVETLSKSKRFGKLQENGEACGDVPHTSDGTKKVPSRSSRRQYARRRWLKELKAEKKELDRLQQNGEAGGEIAADDETVPLITRPGYIRFEPLGQPAQQSLVSVETLQGNRITSKRRGTKWGRENFASSGRHDDKASNKEHFQMMTTDKGEPPNAPVDFDELAPLNRLPMEGEVIAYRLVELSSSWSPKLSTFRVGKTAWCDPKSKRILLTPLAGYPVILENQQDEDGYEQLEDYSPYGQDGSLEISFMSLIDVRVMNNVNSDPPKASSGWTKKAPIVNEATTWSAGPSNNYKQTHAPIEENEVSVWDKHVQAQSAKKAQVIHVNSRSNENSGSRPSTSRASRNSALAPSLALLRARNAM; this is translated from the exons ATGGGCACTGTAAGAATCCGTGTGGTGTTCGAAGACGACGGCCGCATTCTGACCGAATCACAGGTATCGCAAGGGTTGAATCAAAGCTGGATCCTGCTCAAACCACAACACCAATCCATTTCTGATCTCTCCTCCTATCTCGCCCACTTTTTCGACCTCCATCGCTCCTGCCCTAATGGCATCTTCCTCTCT ATGGATGACTTTGTGTTGCCACCATTTGAATCAACATGTGTTCTAAAGGATAAGGATGTAATCAG AGTCCAGAGAAAAGGACGAAGGTTGCGTGACGTTGTCAAGGTAGATAATGGACTAAATTTGAGTGAGGACAAAGGAATTGTGGAGAAGCAACCTGTTATCACTTGTGCGCCACTTTCAGTGAACGTGGAGTTTGGAAAGGAGACTGGTGGTTACCAAATTGAGcctgaagaggaagaagatacATTACTCATAAATAATCCATCTGGTGGAAATGCCATTTCGAAGAAAAGGAAAGCATCAAAGAAACTCCAGAGCCCGGA gaagaagaaaaaacgtACTATGGCTCCTCGAGATCTTGAAAATGATTTCCAAATGGAGCATAATGAGAGCTTTAACGACGATGGCCTCCCCTGTGGGAAGAGTGTTGACAAGAAGCAGAAAGTATCTGATGTAAGGAGTGAACCTCAGAGAGCTAGTACTTCTACAAATGGTGACAGAAATAATGACAATGTTGAGACTTTGTCTAAATCAAAGAG GTTTGGCAAGCTTCAAGAAAATGGAGAAGCATGTGGTGACGTGCCTCACACGTCTGATGGAACTAAAAAG GTCCCTAGTAGAAGTTCTCGGCGGCAATATGCCAGAAGGCGATGGCTGAAGGAACTAAAAGCTGAAAAGAAAGAG CTTGATCGGTTGCAACAAAACGGTGAAGCAGGTGGTGAGATTGCTGCAGATGATGAGACTGTTCCCCTCATTACTAGGCCAGGATACATTCGCTTTGAGCCTCTGG GCCAGCCTGCCCAGCAAAGCCTAGTATCCGTG GAAACTCTCCAAGGGAACAGGATCACCAGCAAGAGAAGAGGTACAAAATGGGGCAGAGAAAATTTTGCATCGAGCGGAAGACACGATGACAAAGCCTCCAACAAAGAACATTTTCAAATGATGACTACTGATAAAGGGGAACCTCCAAATGCTCCCGTCGACTTTGATGAACTTGCACCCCTTAATAGGTTGCCTATG gaAGGTGAAGTAATTGCATATCGCCTAGTGGAGTTATCATCATCTTGGAGCCCTAAGCTTTCAACTTTTCGA GTTGGCAAAACAGCATGGTGCGATCCAAAGTCCAAAAGAATTCTACTTACACCATTAGCAGGATATCCAGTTATTCTCGAGAATCAGCAAGATGAAGATGGATATGAACAACTAGAAGATTACTCTCCTTATGGTCAAGATGGATCTTTAGAG ATAAGTTTTATGTCACTTATAGATGTCCGGGTTATGAACAATGTCAACTCAGATCCTCCAAAAGCATCTTCCGGTTGGACTAAGAAGGCTCCCATCGTCAATGAAGCTACCACATGGAGTGCGGGTCCAAGCAATAACTATAAGCAAACCCATGCCCCCATCGAAG AAAATGAGGTGAGTGTGTGGGATAAACACGTACAAGCCCAAAGCGCCAAGAAAGCACAGGTGATTCATGTGAATAGTCGGAGTAACGAGAACTCTGGTTCAAGGCCGTCTACAAGTAGAGCCTCGAGAAATAGTGCACTTGCCCCATCATTGGCTCTTCTAAGAGCTCGGAATGCTATGTAA
- the LOC131311023 gene encoding coilin-like isoform X1, which produces MGTVRIRVVFEDDGRILTESQVSQGLNQSWILLKPQHQSISDLSSYLAHFFDLHRSCPNGIFLSMDDFVLPPFESTCVLKDKDVIRVQRKGRRLRDVVKVDNGLNLSEDKGIVEKQPVITCAPLSVNVEFGKETGGYQIEPEEEEDTLLINNPSGGNAISKKRKASKKLQSPEKKKKRTMAPRDLENDFQMEHNESFNDDGLPCGKSVDKKQKVSDVRSEPQRASTSTNGDRNNDNVETLSKSKRFGKLQENGEACGDVPHTSDGTKKVPSRSSRRQYARRRWLKELKAEKKELDRLQQNGEAGGEIAADDETVPLITRPGYIRFEPLDAGQPAQQSLVSVETLQGNRITSKRRGTKWGRENFASSGRHDDKASNKEHFQMMTTDKGEPPNAPVDFDELAPLNRLPMEGEVIAYRLVELSSSWSPKLSTFRVGKTAWCDPKSKRILLTPLAGYPVILENQQDEDGYEQLEDYSPYGQDGSLEISFMSLIDVRVMNNVNSDPPKASSGWTKKAPIVNEATTWSAGPSNNYKQTHAPIEENEVSVWDKHVQAQSAKKAQVIHVNSRSNENSGSRPSTSRASRNSALAPSLALLRARNAM; this is translated from the exons ATGGGCACTGTAAGAATCCGTGTGGTGTTCGAAGACGACGGCCGCATTCTGACCGAATCACAGGTATCGCAAGGGTTGAATCAAAGCTGGATCCTGCTCAAACCACAACACCAATCCATTTCTGATCTCTCCTCCTATCTCGCCCACTTTTTCGACCTCCATCGCTCCTGCCCTAATGGCATCTTCCTCTCT ATGGATGACTTTGTGTTGCCACCATTTGAATCAACATGTGTTCTAAAGGATAAGGATGTAATCAG AGTCCAGAGAAAAGGACGAAGGTTGCGTGACGTTGTCAAGGTAGATAATGGACTAAATTTGAGTGAGGACAAAGGAATTGTGGAGAAGCAACCTGTTATCACTTGTGCGCCACTTTCAGTGAACGTGGAGTTTGGAAAGGAGACTGGTGGTTACCAAATTGAGcctgaagaggaagaagatacATTACTCATAAATAATCCATCTGGTGGAAATGCCATTTCGAAGAAAAGGAAAGCATCAAAGAAACTCCAGAGCCCGGA gaagaagaaaaaacgtACTATGGCTCCTCGAGATCTTGAAAATGATTTCCAAATGGAGCATAATGAGAGCTTTAACGACGATGGCCTCCCCTGTGGGAAGAGTGTTGACAAGAAGCAGAAAGTATCTGATGTAAGGAGTGAACCTCAGAGAGCTAGTACTTCTACAAATGGTGACAGAAATAATGACAATGTTGAGACTTTGTCTAAATCAAAGAG GTTTGGCAAGCTTCAAGAAAATGGAGAAGCATGTGGTGACGTGCCTCACACGTCTGATGGAACTAAAAAG GTCCCTAGTAGAAGTTCTCGGCGGCAATATGCCAGAAGGCGATGGCTGAAGGAACTAAAAGCTGAAAAGAAAGAG CTTGATCGGTTGCAACAAAACGGTGAAGCAGGTGGTGAGATTGCTGCAGATGATGAGACTGTTCCCCTCATTACTAGGCCAGGATACATTCGCTTTGAGCCTCTGG ATGCAGGCCAGCCTGCCCAGCAAAGCCTAGTATCCGTG GAAACTCTCCAAGGGAACAGGATCACCAGCAAGAGAAGAGGTACAAAATGGGGCAGAGAAAATTTTGCATCGAGCGGAAGACACGATGACAAAGCCTCCAACAAAGAACATTTTCAAATGATGACTACTGATAAAGGGGAACCTCCAAATGCTCCCGTCGACTTTGATGAACTTGCACCCCTTAATAGGTTGCCTATG gaAGGTGAAGTAATTGCATATCGCCTAGTGGAGTTATCATCATCTTGGAGCCCTAAGCTTTCAACTTTTCGA GTTGGCAAAACAGCATGGTGCGATCCAAAGTCCAAAAGAATTCTACTTACACCATTAGCAGGATATCCAGTTATTCTCGAGAATCAGCAAGATGAAGATGGATATGAACAACTAGAAGATTACTCTCCTTATGGTCAAGATGGATCTTTAGAG ATAAGTTTTATGTCACTTATAGATGTCCGGGTTATGAACAATGTCAACTCAGATCCTCCAAAAGCATCTTCCGGTTGGACTAAGAAGGCTCCCATCGTCAATGAAGCTACCACATGGAGTGCGGGTCCAAGCAATAACTATAAGCAAACCCATGCCCCCATCGAAG AAAATGAGGTGAGTGTGTGGGATAAACACGTACAAGCCCAAAGCGCCAAGAAAGCACAGGTGATTCATGTGAATAGTCGGAGTAACGAGAACTCTGGTTCAAGGCCGTCTACAAGTAGAGCCTCGAGAAATAGTGCACTTGCCCCATCATTGGCTCTTCTAAGAGCTCGGAATGCTATGTAA